A region from the Pelagovum pacificum genome encodes:
- the lptC gene encoding LPS export ABC transporter periplasmic protein LptC, whose product MADGYSTYVNWAKTILPLAALGLLSTLFLFARAPSIDEAQLPYRDIEELAREQQINAPAFSGVTDDGAIVSVAADRARPVDDAGQVIEITVIRGTIRNPGGAQIEIRAGSGRLDSGTNIAELSDLARIDTSDGYQVETTGLTASLDTGRLETTGPLEAHAPFGELTAGRLVVESTDGTASRMIFNEGVRLVYRPQSTRED is encoded by the coding sequence ATGGCCGACGGCTATTCGACTTACGTCAACTGGGCCAAGACCATCCTTCCGCTCGCGGCGCTTGGCCTTCTGTCGACGCTGTTCCTGTTCGCCCGCGCCCCCTCCATCGACGAGGCGCAGCTGCCCTACCGAGACATCGAGGAGCTCGCTCGCGAGCAGCAGATCAACGCGCCTGCCTTCAGTGGTGTCACCGACGACGGCGCGATCGTGTCGGTCGCGGCGGACCGGGCCAGACCGGTGGACGATGCCGGACAGGTGATCGAAATCACAGTCATTCGCGGCACGATCCGCAACCCCGGCGGCGCGCAGATCGAGATCCGGGCCGGCTCGGGTCGGCTCGACAGCGGCACCAATATCGCCGAACTGTCCGACCTCGCCCGCATCGACACCTCTGACGGCTACCAGGTGGAGACGACCGGCCTGACCGCGTCGCTCGACACCGGGCGGCTGGAGACGACCGGCCCGCTGGAAGCGCACGCGCCGTTCGGGGAACTGACCGCCGGTCGCCTGGTTGTCGAATCGACCGACGGCACGGCGTCACGAATGATTTTCAACGAAGGTGTGCGGCTGGTATACCGCCCGCAATCCACACGCGAGGACTGA
- a CDS encoding KpsF/GutQ family sugar-phosphate isomerase, with protein sequence MTDKDAILNAARRVIATEADALVALGNSIDGSLVEAVELILRAEGRVIVSGMGKSGHIARKVAATLASTGTPAHYVHPAEASHGDLGMLTSQDVVMVFSNSGETPELANLIAYSRRFRIPMIGVASRVDSSLMRQSDVKLVLPPAEEACGTGVVPTTSTTMTLALGDAIAVALMEHREFTPEMFRDFHPGGKLGARLSKVSDLMHTDDALPLAGLHTPMSDALITISQKGFGVLGVLDDNGQLSGIVTDGDLRRHMDGLLDLTAGEVMTKAPRTIGPGALAEEAVAVMNERKITCLFVVDPSGPRGVSGLLHIHDCLRAGIV encoded by the coding sequence ATGACCGACAAAGACGCCATTCTCAACGCCGCCCGCCGGGTCATCGCCACCGAGGCGGACGCTCTTGTTGCACTGGGCAACAGCATCGACGGCTCCCTCGTCGAGGCGGTAGAGCTGATCCTGCGCGCCGAGGGCCGCGTGATCGTCAGCGGCATGGGCAAGTCCGGTCACATCGCTCGCAAGGTCGCCGCGACGCTTGCCTCGACCGGGACGCCGGCGCACTACGTTCACCCGGCAGAGGCCAGCCACGGCGACCTCGGCATGCTGACCTCGCAGGATGTCGTGATGGTCTTCTCGAACTCGGGCGAGACGCCGGAGCTTGCCAACCTGATCGCCTATTCCCGTCGGTTCCGCATTCCGATGATCGGCGTCGCAAGCCGTGTCGACAGTTCTCTGATGCGGCAATCCGACGTGAAGCTGGTCCTGCCGCCGGCGGAAGAGGCCTGCGGCACCGGCGTGGTTCCGACCACATCGACGACCATGACGCTCGCGCTCGGCGATGCGATCGCCGTCGCCCTCATGGAGCATCGCGAGTTCACGCCCGAGATGTTCCGCGACTTCCACCCGGGTGGAAAGCTCGGCGCGCGCCTGTCGAAAGTCAGCGACCTGATGCACACGGACGACGCCCTGCCGCTGGCCGGTCTGCACACGCCGATGAGCGACGCCCTGATCACGATCTCGCAAAAGGGCTTCGGCGTCCTTGGCGTTCTGGACGACAATGGCCAACTGTCCGGTATAGTGACTGACGGCGACCTGCGCCGTCACATGGACGGGCTTCTGGATCTGACGGCGGGCGAGGTGATGACGAAAGCGCCCCGCACGATAGGACCGGGTGCCCTGGCAGAGGAAGCCGTCGCCGTGATGAACGAGCGCAAGATCACCTGTCTCTTCGTGGTGGACCCGTCCGGTCCCCGAGGCGTGTCCGGTCTGCTGCACATCCACGACTGTCTCCGCGCCGGCATCGTCTAG
- the hpf gene encoding ribosome hibernation-promoting factor, HPF/YfiA family: MRYQISGKQIDIGEALQAHVETELGETVEKYAGRPTDATIVFSKTGPEFMCEAVVHLSTGLTAQARGKAHEIYAAFDEACEKMDKQLRRYKRRLKDHHKERIQPVELMSAPSYILASTEAEDTEPEGDLTSMIIAEMETSIQSLSVGEAVMQMEIADAPVLVFRNEGHSGINVVYRREDGNIGWIDPRNTGT; this comes from the coding sequence ATGCGGTACCAGATCAGCGGCAAGCAGATTGACATTGGCGAGGCCCTACAGGCCCACGTCGAGACCGAGCTTGGTGAGACGGTAGAGAAATACGCCGGTCGTCCGACCGACGCGACGATCGTCTTCTCCAAGACCGGACCGGAGTTCATGTGCGAGGCCGTCGTGCACCTTTCGACCGGCCTGACCGCCCAGGCCCGCGGCAAGGCACATGAGATCTATGCCGCTTTCGACGAAGCCTGCGAGAAGATGGACAAGCAGCTGAGGCGCTACAAACGCCGGCTCAAGGATCACCACAAGGAACGTATCCAGCCGGTTGAACTTATGTCGGCCCCCTCGTATATCCTCGCCTCGACAGAAGCGGAGGACACCGAGCCGGAGGGCGACCTCACATCCATGATCATCGCCGAGATGGAGACGTCCATTCAGTCGCTCTCCGTCGGGGAAGCGGTGATGCAGATGGAGATCGCAGACGCACCGGTACTCGTGTTCCGCAACGAGGGGCACAGCGGGATCAACGTCGTTTACCGGCGTGAAGACGGCAACATCGGCTGGATCGACCCGCGAAACACTGGCACTTGA
- the galE gene encoding UDP-glucose 4-epimerase GalE has translation MANILVTGGAGYIGSHACKVLAAAGYTPVTYDSLETGWKDAVKFGPFEQGDLLDRERLDQVFAAYRPQAVMHFAALSQVGESMTQPGKYWRNNVSGSLSLIEAAIAAGCLDFVFSSTCATYGEQDGVVLDEDSSQQPLNAYAASKRAIEDMLDNFGKSDGLRSVIFRYFNVAGADPDGEIGEFHQPETHLVPLMLDAVDGKRDALTIFGTDYDTPDGTCIRDYVHVMDLVDAHVLGVKWLEDGRDSRVFNLGTGTGFSVREVVKQSGTITNREVPIIEGERRPGDATALVSGSQRAITDLGWDPKRSNMENMIADAWRWHQNTGAHYSE, from the coding sequence CTATATCGGCTCGCACGCCTGCAAGGTGTTGGCCGCCGCCGGGTACACCCCGGTAACCTACGACAGTCTCGAAACCGGCTGGAAAGACGCGGTGAAGTTCGGGCCGTTCGAGCAGGGCGACTTGCTGGACCGGGAACGGCTCGACCAGGTCTTCGCCGCTTATCGCCCACAGGCCGTGATGCATTTCGCCGCGCTGAGTCAGGTGGGCGAGAGCATGACCCAGCCCGGCAAGTACTGGCGCAACAACGTCAGCGGCTCCCTGTCGCTGATCGAAGCGGCCATCGCCGCCGGATGCCTCGACTTCGTGTTCTCTTCGACCTGCGCCACGTACGGTGAGCAAGACGGCGTCGTCCTCGACGAGGACAGCAGCCAGCAGCCGCTGAACGCTTATGCCGCGTCGAAACGCGCGATCGAGGATATGCTCGACAACTTCGGCAAGAGCGACGGTCTGCGCTCCGTCATCTTCCGCTACTTCAACGTCGCAGGGGCCGACCCGGACGGCGAGATCGGCGAGTTCCACCAGCCGGAGACGCATCTCGTGCCACTGATGCTCGACGCGGTCGACGGCAAGCGCGACGCCCTGACGATCTTCGGCACCGACTACGATACGCCGGACGGAACCTGCATCCGCGACTACGTGCATGTGATGGACCTCGTCGATGCGCACGTTCTCGGGGTGAAGTGGCTTGAGGACGGGCGGGACAGCCGGGTCTTCAACCTCGGCACGGGGACCGGCTTTTCCGTCCGTGAGGTGGTCAAGCAGTCCGGCACGATCACGAACCGCGAGGTTCCGATCATCGAGGGCGAGCGACGCCCCGGTGACGCAACGGCGCTAGTTTCGGGCAGCCAACGTGCTATCACTGATCTCGGGTGGGATCCGAAACGGTCCAACATGGAGAACATGATCGCCGACGCCTGGCGCTGGCATCAGAACACGGGTGCACACTACTCCGAATAG
- a CDS encoding glycosyltransferase family 2 protein → MQRKRWRIRAFRKRRELTAVQNRTSSIGRKDILVFSTFRNEAIRLPYFLNYYRDLGVDHFLMVDNDSDDGGREFLAEQPDVSLWTTDASYKRARFGVDWLNWLQLKYAHGHWSLVVDPDELFIFPFCDTRSIRALTDWLDASSIKSFSAMLLDMYPKGGIQDTPYEAGQNPLEIASWFDAGNYSIYRNKRFGNLWIQGGPRMRVFFPDEPWRAPALNKIPLVKWDRQYAYVSSTHTLLPRGLNLVYDEWGGEKASGILLHTKFLDTFGAKAMEEIDRGQHYAASREYKAYAEGLNENPDLWCKWSEKYINWRQLEILGLMSKGNWA, encoded by the coding sequence ATGCAGCGCAAGCGCTGGCGCATCCGGGCGTTTCGGAAGCGGCGTGAACTGACGGCCGTCCAGAACCGCACTTCCTCGATCGGCCGCAAGGACATCCTCGTCTTCTCGACCTTCCGGAACGAGGCGATCCGCCTTCCCTACTTCCTAAACTATTATCGCGACCTCGGCGTCGATCACTTCCTCATGGTCGACAACGACAGCGACGACGGCGGGCGCGAATTCCTTGCCGAACAGCCGGACGTGTCGCTCTGGACGACCGATGCCTCTTACAAGCGGGCGCGCTTCGGGGTCGACTGGCTCAACTGGCTGCAGCTCAAGTACGCGCATGGCCATTGGTCGCTGGTTGTCGATCCGGATGAACTGTTCATCTTTCCGTTCTGCGATACCCGCTCGATCCGCGCGCTGACCGACTGGCTCGACGCGAGCTCGATCAAATCGTTCTCGGCGATGCTGCTCGACATGTATCCGAAGGGCGGGATTCAGGACACGCCCTACGAGGCGGGTCAGAACCCGCTCGAGATCGCGAGCTGGTTCGACGCCGGCAACTACTCGATCTACCGCAACAAGAGGTTCGGCAACCTCTGGATCCAGGGCGGTCCCCGGATGCGGGTGTTCTTCCCGGACGAGCCGTGGCGGGCGCCCGCGCTGAACAAGATCCCGCTGGTGAAGTGGGACCGGCAGTATGCCTACGTCAGCTCCACCCACACGCTGCTGCCGCGCGGCCTGAATCTCGTCTACGACGAGTGGGGCGGCGAGAAGGCGAGCGGCATCCTCCTCCACACCAAGTTCCTCGACACCTTCGGGGCCAAGGCGATGGAAGAGATCGACCGTGGCCAACATTATGCCGCAAGCCGTGAATACAAGGCCTACGCCGAGGGCCTGAACGAAAATCCGGACCTTTGGTGCAAGTGGTCCGAAAAATACATCAACTGGCGTCAGCTCGAGATTCTCGGCCTGATGTCGAAGGGGAACTGGGCTTGA
- a CDS encoding DUF5927 domain-containing protein, with product MSVGIIMLVHTALHRAERVIRHWVAGGCPVVVHVDRNVDHETYTNFVHSVADLPTVIFSDRHKCEWGTWGIVAASQSAGELMLERFPEVEHIYLSSGSCLPLRPVRELKAYLRERQGTDFIESATTADVPWTVGGLDAERFTLRFPFSWKSQRFLFDRYVELQRRLKLKRTIPAGLVPHMGSQWWCLTRRTLAAILYDADRPTYDTYFRRVWIPDESYFQTLVRLHSHKIESRTLTLSKFDFQGKPHIFYDDHLQLLRRSDCFVARKIWPHADRLYDAFLDPAETAMKGAEPNPGKIDRIFAKAVDRRTRGRPGLYMQSRLPHDGWENGQTSAPYSVFEGFTELFVDFEPWLARFTGGRVHGHIFAKGGAEFEGRQDTYAGALSSSAPIRDYNAQRFLTSLIWNTRGERQFFQFGPADSQLVSWDMAKDPNAQISVISGAWAVPLFQTGGDFSLLRTEAALLQKVENEHLATLRSPYAKARIRIWTMAEFIEAPMECLQSVLDEISGAQLRRIGAVPRMVDLTGFGQFLQNLKNEGMHPYLMGDFPVDGATRREDPPLRKPYLVR from the coding sequence TTGAGCGTCGGGATCATCATGCTCGTCCATACGGCCCTGCACCGGGCGGAGCGGGTGATCCGTCACTGGGTCGCCGGCGGGTGTCCCGTGGTGGTCCATGTCGATCGCAACGTCGACCACGAGACCTACACCAACTTCGTTCACTCTGTCGCCGATCTGCCGACGGTCATCTTCTCCGATCGCCACAAGTGCGAGTGGGGCACATGGGGAATCGTCGCCGCCTCGCAATCGGCGGGGGAGCTGATGCTGGAGCGGTTCCCGGAGGTGGAGCATATCTACCTCTCGTCGGGCTCCTGCCTGCCGCTGCGACCGGTGCGCGAACTGAAGGCCTACCTGCGCGAACGGCAGGGCACCGACTTCATCGAGAGCGCGACGACCGCGGACGTTCCCTGGACCGTTGGCGGCCTCGACGCCGAAAGGTTCACGCTGCGCTTTCCCTTCTCGTGGAAGTCGCAGCGCTTCCTCTTCGACCGCTATGTCGAGCTTCAGCGCCGGCTGAAGCTGAAGCGCACGATCCCCGCTGGTCTGGTGCCGCACATGGGGTCGCAATGGTGGTGCCTCACCCGGCGTACTTTGGCGGCGATCCTCTACGATGCCGACCGGCCGACCTACGACACCTACTTCCGGCGCGTCTGGATCCCGGACGAGAGTTATTTCCAGACACTCGTCCGGCTGCACAGCCACAAGATCGAAAGCCGGACGCTGACGCTGTCCAAGTTCGACTTTCAGGGCAAGCCGCACATCTTCTACGACGACCACCTGCAGCTTCTCCGGCGGTCGGACTGCTTCGTCGCCCGCAAGATCTGGCCCCATGCCGACCGGCTTTACGACGCGTTCCTCGACCCTGCCGAGACCGCGATGAAGGGGGCAGAGCCGAACCCCGGCAAGATCGACCGCATCTTCGCCAAGGCCGTGGACCGGCGGACGCGCGGGCGGCCCGGCCTCTACATGCAGTCGCGTCTGCCGCACGACGGCTGGGAGAACGGCCAGACCTCCGCGCCGTACTCCGTGTTCGAAGGCTTCACCGAGCTGTTCGTCGATTTCGAACCGTGGCTCGCCCGCTTCACCGGCGGCCGCGTTCACGGCCATATCTTCGCCAAGGGCGGGGCCGAGTTCGAAGGCCGTCAGGACACCTATGCCGGCGCGCTGTCGAGCTCCGCGCCGATCCGGGACTACAACGCGCAGCGCTTCCTGACCTCGCTCATCTGGAACACGCGGGGGGAGCGGCAGTTCTTCCAGTTCGGCCCGGCGGACAGCCAGCTCGTCAGTTGGGACATGGCCAAGGATCCGAACGCCCAGATCAGCGTGATCTCCGGCGCTTGGGCGGTCCCGCTGTTCCAGACGGGGGGCGATTTCTCGCTGCTGCGGACCGAAGCCGCGCTGCTCCAGAAGGTCGAGAACGAGCATCTCGCCACCCTGCGCTCTCCCTATGCCAAGGCGCGCATCCGGATCTGGACGATGGCCGAGTTCATCGAGGCCCCGATGGAGTGCCTCCAGTCCGTGCTGGACGAGATCTCCGGCGCGCAGCTTCGCCGGATCGGGGCGGTGCCGCGAATGGTCGACCTCACGGGCTTCGGCCAGTTCCTGCAGAACCTCAAGAACGAGGGGATGCACCCTTACCTCATGGGCGATTTCCCGGTCGACGGTGCAACCCGTCGCGAGGACCCGCCGCTCAGAAAGCCCTACCTCGTAAGGTAA
- a CDS encoding nodulation protein NodH: MMPNFDYFVVFAEMRTGSNFLEANLNAFPGIECHGEAFNPHFIGYPNRDEILGFTHAARESDPQGLIEAVKTRSDGIGGFRYFNDHDPRAYDIVMADPRCAKIVLTRNPVESYVSWKIAQATGQWKLTNVKHAKSGKVEFDAAEFETHLEALQQFQVRLLNDMQRSGQTAFYVAYEDLQDIDVMNGIAGWLGVEARLDGLDKKLKKQNPEPMSDKVTNFDDMERALVRLDRFNLARTPNFEPRRGAAIPGYIAAHQSPLLFLPVLGGPNGAVKRWMAALDGMEEQNLIDGFTQKTLRQWKRSHPGHRGFSVIRHPVQRIHAAFCEKIVPVGPTSFMEIRKTLRQVFKVPLPGQNPGDDYDAAAHRAAFVGFLGFVKANLGGQTGVRVDAWWATQTEVIQGMANFSLPDMVLREDDLPLGLGQLAEQIGRDDPPDLDAVTDENIDLLEAIYDEEIEGLVRDIYQRDYMGFGFSRWR; this comes from the coding sequence ATGATGCCCAACTTCGATTACTTCGTCGTCTTCGCCGAAATGCGCACCGGCTCGAACTTCCTCGAGGCCAACCTGAACGCGTTTCCGGGGATCGAATGCCACGGCGAGGCCTTCAACCCGCATTTCATCGGCTATCCCAACCGGGACGAGATCCTTGGCTTCACCCACGCCGCGCGTGAGAGCGATCCGCAGGGACTGATCGAGGCGGTGAAGACCCGAAGCGACGGCATCGGCGGCTTCCGCTACTTCAACGACCACGATCCGCGCGCCTATGACATCGTCATGGCCGACCCGCGCTGCGCCAAGATCGTGCTGACCCGCAACCCCGTCGAAAGCTACGTCAGCTGGAAGATCGCGCAAGCGACGGGGCAGTGGAAGCTCACCAACGTGAAGCACGCCAAGTCCGGCAAGGTGGAGTTCGACGCCGCAGAGTTCGAGACGCATCTCGAGGCGCTCCAGCAGTTTCAGGTTCGTTTGCTGAATGACATGCAGCGCAGCGGGCAGACCGCCTTCTACGTCGCCTACGAGGATCTGCAGGACATCGACGTCATGAACGGCATCGCCGGGTGGCTCGGCGTCGAGGCGCGGCTCGACGGGCTTGACAAGAAGCTGAAGAAGCAGAACCCGGAGCCGATGTCGGACAAGGTGACGAACTTCGACGATATGGAGCGTGCGCTGGTCCGGCTCGACCGGTTCAACCTCGCCCGGACGCCGAACTTCGAGCCCCGGCGCGGCGCCGCGATCCCCGGCTACATCGCCGCCCATCAAAGCCCGCTTCTGTTCCTGCCGGTCCTTGGCGGGCCGAACGGCGCCGTGAAGCGCTGGATGGCGGCGCTGGACGGGATGGAGGAGCAGAACCTCATCGACGGTTTCACCCAGAAGACGCTGCGCCAGTGGAAACGCAGCCATCCGGGCCATCGCGGCTTCTCCGTCATCCGCCACCCGGTGCAGCGCATCCACGCCGCCTTCTGCGAGAAGATCGTGCCGGTCGGCCCGACGAGCTTCATGGAGATCCGCAAGACCCTGCGGCAGGTGTTCAAGGTGCCGCTCCCGGGTCAGAATCCGGGCGACGACTACGACGCCGCTGCGCACCGGGCGGCCTTTGTCGGCTTCCTTGGCTTCGTGAAGGCCAACCTCGGCGGTCAGACAGGGGTCCGGGTGGATGCCTGGTGGGCGACCCAGACCGAGGTGATCCAGGGCATGGCCAACTTCTCCCTGCCCGACATGGTGCTGCGGGAGGATGACTTGCCGCTCGGTCTCGGACAACTGGCCGAGCAGATAGGACGCGACGATCCGCCGGATCTCGACGCCGTGACGGACGAAAACATCGACCTGCTGGAGGCGATCTACGACGAGGAGATCGAGGGGCTCGTGCGGGACATCTACCAGCGCGACTACATGGGGTTCGGGTTCTCGCGCTGGCGGTAG
- a CDS encoding PTS sugar transporter subunit IIA, protein MHLADILNVEGVKVLASCSSKKRLFHDLGEMAEGNFGLKAGNVLEALIEREGLGPTAVGHGVALPHARLPGLERIRGLFLRLEKPLEFDAVDRQPVDLVFALLAPESAGVEHLKALAVVSRTLRDGGTCNKLRANTEPATLHAILTENPATQAA, encoded by the coding sequence ATGCATCTTGCGGACATCCTGAACGTCGAAGGCGTCAAGGTCCTCGCGTCCTGTAGCAGTAAAAAGCGCCTGTTCCACGACCTCGGGGAAATGGCCGAAGGCAACTTCGGCCTGAAGGCGGGCAACGTGCTCGAAGCGCTGATCGAGCGGGAGGGCCTAGGCCCGACCGCCGTCGGCCACGGCGTTGCCCTGCCGCATGCCCGGCTTCCCGGCCTCGAACGGATTCGCGGTCTGTTCCTGCGGCTCGAGAAACCGCTGGAGTTCGACGCCGTCGATCGTCAGCCGGTGGACCTCGTCTTTGCCCTGCTCGCGCCGGAGAGTGCCGGGGTCGAGCATCTGAAGGCGCTCGCCGTCGTGTCCCGCACGCTGCGCGACGGCGGCACCTGCAATAAGCTCCGCGCAAATACGGAGCCGGCTACGTTGCACGCGATTCTCACGGAAAATCCGGCGACTCAGGCGGCTTGA
- a CDS encoding glycosyltransferase family 4 protein, whose amino-acid sequence MHTTPNSPSARLLDVTRLMSRAGRVLTGVDRVERAYLDALIRDEVPLFLLARSAFGYLLLDRDGARKFLKHVDSGDWGQPFGLSRLAYRLDPARQAAEATVRALSIARCTRRRLVAMLSWNLPAGTTYLNLGHTNLTDRVLMAVRSLPDARVTVFIHDTIPLDLPHMQRTGSVPRFASFLSRAALADRVLTSSQAVLDSLEHHIDSVPPVTVAPLGVDLTVPRPEQVPAELPPPGPYFVVLGTIEPRKNHALLLDIWEELEAEATLLILGSRGWNNEDVFARLDAEPQGVIEVAGLSDGAVASLLQGARALLFPSLAEGFGLPLIEAAALGTPVVCGDLAICREVLGDRGIYLATDDRYLWINTINELAEQAPQNVFPSSAVPQWSDHFKIVLSVT is encoded by the coding sequence GTGCACACTACTCCGAATAGCCCTTCCGCTCGTCTGCTCGACGTCACGCGGCTCATGTCGCGGGCGGGCCGCGTCCTGACGGGCGTCGACCGGGTGGAACGCGCCTACCTCGACGCGCTGATCCGGGACGAGGTGCCGCTGTTCCTGCTGGCGCGCAGTGCGTTCGGATATCTCCTGCTCGACCGGGACGGAGCCCGGAAGTTCCTGAAGCATGTCGACTCCGGCGATTGGGGGCAGCCCTTCGGCCTGTCCCGGCTCGCCTACCGGCTGGACCCCGCACGGCAGGCGGCGGAGGCGACGGTCCGCGCCCTGTCCATCGCGCGCTGCACCCGGCGGCGACTGGTGGCGATGCTGTCGTGGAATCTGCCCGCCGGCACCACGTACCTCAACCTCGGACACACCAACCTGACCGACCGGGTGCTGATGGCCGTACGTTCGTTGCCCGACGCACGGGTCACCGTCTTCATCCACGACACCATTCCGCTCGACCTGCCGCACATGCAACGCACTGGGTCGGTGCCCCGCTTCGCCAGCTTCCTGTCCCGCGCGGCGCTCGCGGACCGGGTCCTGACGAGTTCACAGGCCGTTCTCGACTCGCTCGAACATCATATCGACTCGGTGCCTCCCGTCACCGTCGCGCCGCTTGGCGTCGACCTCACGGTGCCGCGTCCGGAACAGGTGCCTGCTGAGCTGCCGCCACCGGGCCCATACTTCGTTGTGCTCGGCACCATCGAGCCGCGCAAGAACCACGCGCTGCTGCTCGACATCTGGGAGGAGCTGGAGGCGGAGGCGACCCTGCTGATCCTCGGCTCGCGCGGCTGGAACAACGAGGACGTCTTCGCCCGCCTCGACGCGGAGCCCCAAGGCGTCATCGAAGTGGCGGGCCTGTCGGACGGCGCCGTCGCCTCGCTGCTTCAGGGCGCGCGGGCGCTTCTGTTCCCGTCGCTGGCCGAAGGCTTCGGCCTGCCGTTGATCGAGGCCGCCGCACTCGGCACGCCGGTCGTTTGTGGCGATCTTGCCATCTGCCGCGAAGTGCTTGGGGACAGAGGCATTTACCTGGCGACGGACGATCGCTATCTGTGGATAAACACCATCAATGAATTGGCAGAGCAGGCCCCTCAGAACGTCTTTCCGTCTTCCGCAGTCCCCCAGTGGTCCGATCATTTCAAGATCGTGTTAAGCGTGACATGA
- the lptB gene encoding LPS export ABC transporter ATP-binding protein, with translation MSETPDLTVTEGTAGLTITHLRKSYRKRPVIRDVSLSLGRGEAVALLGPNGSGKTTCFYSIAGLIQPEGGEVHIDGRDVTNLPMYRRARLGIGYLPQEMSIFRGLSVEDNILAILEIAEPNPDKRRRRLEELLTDFSIDHLRRAPGVALSGGERRRCEIARCLAAGPRYVLLDEPFAGVDPIAVGEIRHLVADLKTRGIGVLITDHNVRETLEIVDRAYILHDGKVLMSGTTEEVVRDENVRRVYLGQSFRVN, from the coding sequence ATGAGCGAGACTCCCGACCTCACGGTGACCGAGGGCACGGCCGGCCTCACGATCACGCACCTGCGCAAGAGCTATCGCAAGCGCCCCGTGATCCGCGACGTGTCGCTGTCTCTCGGCCGGGGTGAGGCCGTCGCGCTGCTCGGTCCCAACGGGTCGGGGAAGACCACCTGCTTCTACTCGATCGCGGGGCTGATCCAGCCCGAGGGCGGCGAAGTCCATATCGACGGGCGTGACGTGACGAACCTGCCGATGTACCGCCGCGCCCGGCTCGGCATCGGCTACCTGCCGCAGGAAATGTCGATCTTTCGCGGTCTTTCGGTCGAGGACAACATCCTCGCCATTCTCGAGATCGCCGAGCCGAACCCCGACAAGCGCCGCCGCCGGCTCGAGGAATTGCTCACCGATTTCTCCATCGACCACCTGCGCCGCGCGCCCGGTGTGGCTCTCTCGGGCGGGGAGCGCCGCCGCTGCGAGATCGCCCGCTGCCTCGCCGCCGGTCCCCGCTACGTCCTCCTCGACGAGCCCTTCGCCGGCGTCGACCCGATCGCGGTCGGCGAGATCCGGCATCTCGTCGCTGACCTCAAGACACGTGGCATAGGTGTGCTCATCACGGACCACAATGTCCGCGAGACCCTCGAAATCGTGGATCGCGCCTATATCTTGCATGATGGCAAGGTGCTTATGAGCGGAACCACTGAGGAGGTGGTCAGAGATGAGAATGTTCGTCGCGTCTACCTCGGACAGAGCTTCCGCGTTAACTGA
- the lptA gene encoding lipopolysaccharide transport periplasmic protein LptA — MKRLLPLFLLALTTVPAFAQTNVDLGGVSADPDAPVEVTADSLTVDRESGSAIFSGNVMIGQGDLRIAAAEVQVSYDETTGDVARLIASGGVTLVTAEEQAEAQNADYDLTSSELTLTGEVLLTQGQSALSAERMVVNLDTGAAQMDGRVRTVFRQDGQ; from the coding sequence GTGAAACGCCTCCTGCCCCTTTTCCTGCTCGCCCTGACCACAGTTCCTGCGTTCGCGCAGACGAACGTCGATCTCGGCGGCGTGTCCGCCGATCCCGACGCACCGGTCGAAGTCACGGCGGACAGCCTGACCGTCGACCGCGAAAGCGGCTCCGCGATCTTCTCCGGCAACGTGATGATCGGTCAGGGCGATCTGCGGATCGCGGCGGCGGAGGTTCAGGTCTCCTACGACGAGACGACCGGCGACGTCGCCCGGCTCATCGCCTCAGGCGGCGTCACGCTTGTCACGGCAGAGGAACAGGCCGAAGCGCAGAACGCCGACTACGACCTGACCTCGAGCGAGCTCACCCTGACCGGAGAGGTCCTGCTGACCCAGGGCCAGAGTGCCCTGTCCGCCGAACGCATGGTCGTGAACCTCGACACCGGCGCGGCCCAGATGGACGGACGCGTGCGGACCGTGTTCCGGCAGGATGGCCAATGA